A stretch of DNA from Pseudomonadales bacterium:
CAGCGTCGGCTGACTTTCAGTACATGCAGGCAGTGTGGACACCGATTCCTGCCCGGCGCGCCCGTCTGCCCGCAATGCTGGTCTGGAGAAATCGCTGCCAGTACGGCATCAGGCACAGGGCAGGTGTTCAGCTTCGCCATCTACCGGCGTACCTACCATCCAGCCATTCCGGCACCCTACATCATCGCTCTGATCGAACTGGACGAAGGTCCGCGCCTCGTTTCCAACATAGAGGATTGCCCGTTTGATCAGGTCGCCGTCGGCCTGCGGGTGCAGGTCCGTTTCGACTCGGTTCAGGGCTTTCTGCTACCCCGCTTTGTCCCCCTGGGAAGGAGATCATCCGTATGAAGGACCTCGAACAGACCCGGAGCACACCCCGGCGGCGGATCGGCGACTACGTTGCCTCGGGCGACTGGCACGACTACTGGACTACCCGGATAAGCAGTGCAGAAAACGGCCATATCAACGTGCGGGGTTATCCGGTCGAGGAGCTGATCCGCGGTACGACCTACACCGAAGCTGCCTTCCTGATCCTCACCGGTGAACTGCCCGACCCGCGCGAAGGCGCTCTGTTCGATCTGGTCCTGCGCAGCGCCATGGATCAGCAGTTCATCAGCGCTGCGGCGGGCGCGGCAAGATTCACTGCCTCGGCGTTCCCGGAATC
This window harbors:
- a CDS encoding OB-fold domain-containing protein is translated as MRPSFSRASSGDFVSQSFPPTHPLPATNGFTQPFWEACQQRRLTFSTCRQCGHRFLPGAPVCPQCWSGEIAASTASGTGQVFSFAIYRRTYHPAIPAPYIIALIELDEGPRLVSNIEDCPFDQVAVGLRVQVRFDSVQGFLLPRFVPLGRRSSV